From [Clostridium] symbiosum, a single genomic window includes:
- a CDS encoding SDR family NAD(P)-dependent oxidoreductase, translating into MNRFDEKVVLITGGAGDIAAAAAKRLLSEGARVVLTDLSEEGLAETKKKLMESGFEDGRIKVVQGNVCDYEDCVKAAGFTVKEFGKLDVLVATAGIVRHYPIDEMSEKDWQDVININLTGVFHSTKSVVPVMKRQKYGRIVLISSLGGRTGRPGVGVNYAASKAAVVGMTQLLGYELGPWNITVNSVAPGPIKGRMFLTLSQDKIDKLSEGVRIPRLGELEDIAAAIAYLGSDDAAWTTGEILDVNGGLQY; encoded by the coding sequence ATGAACCGATTTGATGAGAAAGTTGTTTTAATCACAGGGGGAGCGGGCGACATCGCGGCGGCTGCGGCAAAACGGCTGCTTTCAGAGGGCGCCAGGGTTGTGCTTACGGATTTATCGGAAGAGGGCCTGGCGGAAACAAAAAAGAAACTGATGGAATCCGGTTTTGAGGATGGCAGGATAAAGGTGGTACAGGGCAATGTCTGCGACTATGAGGACTGCGTGAAAGCCGCCGGTTTTACGGTGAAGGAATTTGGAAAACTCGACGTGCTGGTGGCGACGGCCGGCATTGTCCGCCATTATCCAATTGATGAAATGAGTGAGAAGGACTGGCAGGATGTGATTAATATCAATCTGACGGGAGTTTTTCATTCAACAAAATCGGTAGTCCCGGTGATGAAAAGACAAAAATATGGTAGAATTGTCCTGATATCTTCCCTTGGCGGCAGAACAGGGCGTCCCGGAGTGGGAGTCAACTATGCGGCGTCCAAGGCGGCGGTAGTGGGAATGACACAGCTTCTCGGCTATGAGCTGGGACCGTGGAACATTACGGTTAACAGCGTGGCGCCGGGGCCGATCAAAGGACGGATGTTCTTAACACTTTCGCAGGATAAGATTGACAAACTTTCGGAGGGCGTACGGATCCCGCGGCTGGGAGAGCTGGAGGATATAGCGGCGGCGATTGCCTATCTTGGAAGCGATGACGCGGCCTGGACAACCGGTGAAATCCTGGATGTCAACGGCGGGCTGCAATATTAA
- a CDS encoding sugar phosphate isomerase/epimerase — MKTKYQLVHLTDITCPPPEMIRIADRTGYDSVALRTIPMGVEGEKTFDIAKDRKLFSEIKQAVRETGIEIDGIENTRIFDGVDIRGYEPCLEAAAELGVRHVLSNIWTDDKAYYTEKFCELCGLAENYGITVNLEFVTWSSVKNLREAKELLLASGKKNVGIIVDTLHFYRSRVNINELPELPPEWFVCAHLCDAGKEIPEDRESLVHTGRAERLYPGEGAVPIRDIIMNIPNRNVIRGLEIPNLKRVAQMGYEAYAGQALKWAKRCMREDENEPI; from the coding sequence ATGAAAACAAAATATCAGCTCGTACATCTGACCGATATTACCTGTCCTCCGCCGGAGATGATCCGGATTGCGGACCGGACCGGTTATGATTCCGTCGCGCTCCGGACGATACCGATGGGCGTGGAGGGAGAAAAGACGTTTGATATTGCAAAGGACAGGAAACTTTTTTCGGAAATAAAACAGGCCGTCCGGGAGACCGGGATTGAGATAGACGGGATTGAGAATACCAGGATTTTTGACGGCGTCGATATCAGGGGATACGAGCCGTGCCTGGAGGCGGCCGCCGAGCTTGGCGTACGCCATGTCTTATCCAACATCTGGACCGATGACAAGGCATATTATACGGAAAAATTCTGTGAGCTCTGCGGGCTGGCGGAAAATTACGGAATCACGGTCAATCTGGAATTTGTTACCTGGTCCAGCGTGAAGAACCTGCGGGAGGCAAAGGAGCTGCTTCTGGCTTCGGGCAAGAAAAACGTCGGCATTATTGTGGATACGCTGCATTTTTACCGATCCCGGGTTAATATAAACGAGCTGCCGGAGCTGCCGCCGGAATGGTTTGTCTGTGCGCATCTGTGCGACGCCGGTAAGGAAATTCCGGAGGATCGGGAGAGTCTGGTACATACGGGGCGTGCCGAACGGCTGTATCCGGGAGAAGGGGCAGTACCGATTCGTGACATTATCATGAATATTCCCAACCGGAATGTCATCCGGGGACTTGAGATACCGAATTTAAAACGGGTTGCACAGATGGGATACGAGGCGTATGCAGGGCAGGCGCTTAAATGGGCAAAGAGATGTATGAGGGAGGATGAAAATGAACCGATTTGA
- a CDS encoding LysR family transcriptional regulator, whose translation MNLQQLRYFQTIAELESYTKASRKLLIAQPSLSHSIADLEAELNAPLFYKIGRGIRITEYGERFLIHVNKILSELDLATSEIHSMRNSNSGKIRMAVGYTLQSHFIPDMISSFHQNPENRLVQFEFIDQHAAMMENAFHQKIIDLGFGARIPSDKIEFYHLYDEELIAIVPNNHPLSHAGHVTLSRLLEEPLISYTRNCGTRYCLDGIFEQFHLTPHILQEAENEKMIAAAVSSGLGVGIIPQIPELQVLNVTPLVLESSALSRPLYLCWPKNEILPPFVRNFKDYVIARLEETRGSHSSSF comes from the coding sequence ATGAATCTTCAACAACTGCGTTATTTCCAGACGATTGCGGAGCTGGAGAGCTACACAAAAGCATCCCGTAAGCTGCTCATTGCACAGCCGAGCCTCAGCCACTCCATCGCCGATCTGGAAGCCGAACTCAATGCCCCTCTCTTCTACAAGATTGGCCGCGGCATCAGGATTACGGAATACGGCGAACGTTTCCTGATTCATGTCAATAAAATTCTGAGTGAACTCGATCTCGCAACTTCGGAAATACACAGCATGCGAAATTCCAACAGCGGTAAAATCCGTATGGCTGTCGGTTATACACTTCAAAGCCACTTCATTCCGGATATGATAAGCAGTTTCCATCAAAACCCGGAAAACCGTCTCGTCCAGTTTGAGTTTATCGATCAGCACGCCGCCATGATGGAAAATGCATTTCACCAGAAAATAATCGACCTGGGCTTTGGCGCCAGGATTCCCAGCGATAAGATAGAATTTTACCATCTGTACGACGAGGAGCTGATCGCGATTGTACCGAACAATCATCCTCTTTCACACGCCGGACATGTTACGCTGTCCCGACTGCTTGAAGAACCGCTGATTTCCTATACCCGCAACTGCGGTACCCGTTACTGTCTCGACGGAATATTTGAACAGTTTCATCTCACTCCCCATATTCTGCAGGAGGCGGAAAATGAGAAGATGATTGCCGCCGCCGTTTCTTCCGGCCTCGGAGTGGGAATTATCCCACAGATTCCCGAGCTGCAGGTTTTAAATGTAACCCCGCTGGTTCTCGAATCGTCAGCGCTCAGCCGCCCCCTCTATTTATGCTGGCCAAAAAATGAGATCCTGCCGCCGTTTGTCCGCAATTTCAAAGACTATGTCATTGCCCGGCTGGAGGAAACCAGAGGCTCCCATTCCAGTTCTTTCTGA
- a CDS encoding ABC transporter substrate-binding protein gives MKKLIPVFMALAMTAASLAGCSSNNRAAGTTAAESQAPQAETGESSEALPPDEETAPAENTQETTGGTAEGAIRVGSLKGPTSMGLVSLMNSGASANQYDFKMVTAADELVASVASGKLDIALVPANVASVLYNKTEGGISVIDINTLGVLYIVSSDDSIKSVADLKGKTVYLTGKGTTPDYVIKYLLKANGLAETDVRLEYKSEPTEVAAVLKEKPDAIGLLPQPFVTVACAQNEALKIVLDLTAEWDKVQGEDGSRLVTGVTIVTNDFLKKNEEAVKVFLSDHKVSAEAAVSNPDATADQIVQAGIIEKAPIAKKALPYCNITFIEGEEMKAALAGYLNVLYEQDPKSVGGKLPADGFYYTAKQ, from the coding sequence ATGAAAAAATTAATACCCGTTTTTATGGCTCTTGCCATGACCGCAGCTTCCCTTGCAGGCTGCTCTTCCAACAACCGGGCCGCCGGAACCACGGCCGCCGAAAGCCAGGCGCCGCAGGCTGAAACCGGTGAAAGCAGTGAAGCTTTACCGCCTGACGAAGAAACGGCTCCGGCCGAAAATACGCAGGAAACTACCGGCGGCACGGCAGAAGGAGCCATCCGGGTGGGCTCGTTAAAAGGACCTACCTCCATGGGACTTGTCTCCCTGATGAATTCCGGCGCCTCCGCCAATCAATATGATTTTAAGATGGTCACCGCCGCCGATGAACTGGTCGCTTCCGTAGCCTCAGGAAAGCTGGATATCGCCCTGGTTCCCGCCAATGTGGCAAGTGTCCTGTACAATAAAACGGAAGGCGGCATCTCCGTGATCGATATCAATACACTGGGAGTGCTCTATATTGTTTCTTCCGATGATTCCATCAAGTCCGTCGCCGACCTGAAGGGTAAAACAGTCTATCTGACCGGAAAGGGAACGACACCCGACTACGTGATTAAGTACCTGTTAAAGGCAAACGGCCTTGCCGAAACCGACGTAAGATTAGAATATAAATCCGAGCCCACCGAAGTTGCCGCCGTGTTAAAAGAGAAACCGGATGCCATCGGCCTGCTCCCGCAGCCGTTTGTAACCGTGGCCTGCGCCCAGAATGAGGCTCTTAAGATTGTGCTTGATCTGACCGCAGAGTGGGATAAGGTGCAGGGCGAAGACGGCAGCCGTCTTGTGACGGGCGTTACGATTGTCACCAACGATTTCCTGAAAAAGAATGAGGAGGCCGTAAAGGTATTCCTCTCCGACCACAAAGTTTCCGCCGAGGCAGCCGTTTCAAACCCGGACGCCACCGCCGATCAGATTGTCCAGGCAGGCATTATCGAAAAGGCGCCGATTGCAAAAAAAGCGCTGCCCTACTGCAACATTACCTTCATTGAGGGCGAAGAGATGAAGGCTGCCCTGGCCGGTTACCTGAACGTCCTGTATGAGCAGGATCCGAAATCCGTAGGCGGCAAACTCCCGGCCGACGGTTTCTATTACACCGCCAAACAGTAA
- a CDS encoding ABC transporter permease subunit, which yields MNTQSNGKTSEKSNSKNIAGKTAIVLFWLILWQVLSAAVNNSILFVGPADVLASLSSQIGTFDFWKTIGLSSLRICTGFTAAFFCGILTGCLAFRFPFLDELLAPVMLLLKSIPVASFVILALIWTGAENLSVFIAFTIVLPMLYTATLSGLKSADDKLLEMARVFRLSFFRKVKAVYLPALLPYLLTSVRTALGMSFKSGVAAEVIGVPSYSIGEKLYMSKIYLDTAGLFAWTLVIIAVTFFFERLFLLLIGSLDRKKQG from the coding sequence ATGAATACCCAGAGTAACGGAAAGACATCAGAAAAATCGAACAGTAAAAATATCGCCGGAAAAACCGCAATCGTACTTTTCTGGCTCATCCTGTGGCAGGTTTTGTCTGCCGCAGTCAATAATTCCATCCTGTTTGTGGGGCCGGCCGATGTGCTGGCCTCCCTGTCGTCCCAGATCGGCACATTTGATTTCTGGAAGACCATCGGCCTGTCCTCCCTGCGCATCTGCACGGGATTTACCGCCGCATTTTTCTGCGGGATTCTGACAGGCTGCCTGGCCTTCCGCTTTCCATTCCTGGATGAACTTCTGGCCCCGGTGATGCTCCTTTTAAAGTCCATTCCCGTGGCCTCCTTTGTCATCCTGGCCCTGATCTGGACCGGCGCGGAGAACCTGTCGGTCTTTATCGCATTCACGATCGTCCTTCCGATGCTGTACACTGCAACGCTGTCGGGCCTCAAAAGCGCCGACGACAAGCTGCTTGAGATGGCGCGCGTCTTCCGTCTCTCCTTCTTCCGGAAAGTAAAGGCCGTATACCTGCCCGCTCTGCTGCCCTATCTGCTGACCAGCGTAAGGACGGCCCTTGGAATGAGCTTCAAATCCGGCGTGGCCGCCGAGGTCATCGGCGTCCCCAGCTATTCCATCGGTGAAAAACTCTACATGTCAAAAATTTACCTCGACACGGCCGGGCTTTTTGCCTGGACTCTTGTGATTATCGCCGTCACCTTTTTCTTTGAGCGGCTGTTCCTGCTCTTAATCGGCTCTCTGGACAGAAAAAAGCAGGGATAA
- a CDS encoding ATP-binding cassette domain-containing protein: MELILENITKSYGSLPVLSGVSLKIASPDICCLMAPSGMGKTTLFRLILGLEKPDSGTITSSPEKIRFSAVFQEDRLIPEFSPLENTALVLPGRTDRNWLFKEMARLLPEEALNRPVSTLSGGMKRRCALLRALLAPCDMFIFDEPFTGLDEKTKDRAIRYLLEKADGRPVLLSTHDRNDASLLGGKIITIQHEILNSAP, translated from the coding sequence ATGGAACTGATACTCGAAAACATCACAAAATCATACGGCTCCCTGCCCGTTCTCTCCGGCGTCAGCTTAAAAATCGCATCCCCGGACATCTGCTGCCTGATGGCTCCTTCAGGAATGGGCAAGACAACGCTGTTCCGCCTGATCCTGGGACTCGAAAAGCCCGACTCCGGCACAATCACCTCCTCTCCCGAAAAAATCCGTTTTTCCGCGGTCTTCCAGGAGGACAGGCTGATTCCCGAATTTTCCCCTCTGGAAAATACCGCCCTCGTCCTGCCCGGACGCACCGACAGGAACTGGCTTTTCAAAGAGATGGCAAGGCTGCTGCCCGAGGAGGCGTTAAACCGCCCCGTCTCCACCCTGAGCGGCGGCATGAAGAGGCGCTGCGCACTGCTGCGTGCCCTGCTGGCTCCCTGCGATATGTTTATTTTCGACGAACCGTTCACCGGCCTGGATGAAAAAACAAAAGACAGGGCCATCCGCTACCTTCTGGAGAAAGCAGACGGACGTCCTGTCCTCTTATCCACCCACGACCGGAACGATGCCAGCCTGCTGGGCGGTAAAATTATTACAATTCAGCATGAAATACTTAATTCCGCTCCTTAG
- a CDS encoding HAD family phosphatase, which produces MIKNIVFDMGRVLLDYEAARVCWQFTDSKEDVELMEKELFFAEEWTLLDRGTIGEDEALKRVQERLPDERTRELARLSLAHWHEFNIEPKPGMGELVKELKEAGLSIYLCSNASLRLRVFEDRIPGIEYFDGVLVSAEEKLLKPEPEIFERLFEKFSILPEESLFIDDIQANIDGAAACGMKGYCFADGDVGKLREYLFTRAAVQNQGSEVGSGTKERN; this is translated from the coding sequence ATGATTAAAAACATTGTATTTGATATGGGACGTGTTCTTTTGGACTATGAGGCGGCCAGAGTATGCTGGCAGTTTACGGACTCCAAAGAGGATGTGGAGCTGATGGAGAAAGAACTGTTTTTTGCAGAGGAGTGGACTCTGTTGGACAGGGGAACCATCGGGGAGGATGAGGCGCTTAAGCGCGTACAGGAGAGACTTCCGGATGAGCGGACAAGGGAACTGGCGCGGCTGAGCCTCGCACACTGGCACGAGTTCAATATTGAGCCGAAACCGGGAATGGGGGAGCTTGTGAAGGAGCTTAAGGAAGCCGGGCTGTCCATTTACCTCTGTTCGAATGCCTCTCTGAGGCTGAGGGTTTTTGAAGACAGGATCCCGGGAATCGAATATTTTGACGGCGTTCTAGTTTCTGCGGAAGAGAAACTGCTGAAACCGGAGCCGGAGATATTTGAACGCCTGTTTGAGAAATTTTCCATCCTGCCGGAGGAATCACTGTTCATTGACGATATCCAGGCCAATATCGACGGTGCGGCGGCCTGCGGAATGAAGGGATACTGTTTCGCGGACGGCGACGTCGGTAAACTCAGGGAATATCTGTTTACACGCGCTGCGGTTCAGAACCAGGGATCGGAAGTAGGGAGCGGAACTAAGGAGCGGAATTAA
- a CDS encoding sodium-dependent transporter, translated as MSQRRGQWASNLGFILAAAGSAVGLGNIWKFPGKTGAYGGGAFLLSYIVIVALIGFPVMLAELSIGRATQKNVVGAFHQLNRKWTFAGGIGVLTLFVIMSYYSVVGGWVLKYVFAYLVEPGFGSGAVSYQEYFVNFIGKPVQPLAWGLVFLVLCIYVVVKGVSEGIERVSKILMPALFLLLIACAVRSVTLPGAKEGLSYMLTIKPGSFNRDTLVGALGQAFFSLSVGMGIMVTYGSYVPKKDNLVKSAAWICVLDTLVAILAAFAIVPVVFVTLGAEGLGMGGGFAFMALPEVFDGLPGGRIFGLFFFVLLFLAALTSAISILESCVAFITEEWKVSRLKATVILSVPMTVLSAGYSLSQMESRNINLPWFDFSKGLQMLPMNAVMEKFTDNLMIPVGALCFCIFAGWIWGKGKASEEISSGGAFPFRFRKVWEFIVRFVAPAVILLILYFTVGKGQGLS; from the coding sequence ATGAGTCAGAGAAGAGGCCAGTGGGCCAGTAATCTGGGATTTATACTGGCGGCGGCGGGTTCTGCCGTGGGTCTGGGGAATATCTGGAAGTTTCCGGGAAAGACGGGAGCATACGGGGGAGGCGCTTTCCTGCTTTCCTATATCGTAATTGTGGCTCTGATTGGTTTTCCGGTCATGCTGGCTGAACTTTCGATCGGGCGGGCCACCCAGAAGAATGTGGTGGGAGCGTTCCACCAGCTTAACAGGAAGTGGACTTTTGCCGGTGGAATCGGCGTATTGACACTTTTCGTCATTATGTCTTATTATAGTGTGGTGGGCGGATGGGTTCTTAAGTACGTCTTCGCCTATCTGGTGGAACCTGGTTTTGGAAGCGGAGCCGTGTCCTACCAGGAATATTTTGTGAATTTTATCGGGAAACCGGTGCAGCCCCTTGCATGGGGACTTGTATTTCTGGTGCTTTGCATTTATGTGGTGGTTAAGGGAGTCTCCGAGGGAATCGAGAGGGTCAGCAAGATTCTGATGCCGGCTCTGTTCCTCCTTTTGATTGCCTGCGCGGTGAGGTCCGTGACGCTCCCCGGCGCAAAGGAGGGGCTTTCCTATATGCTCACCATCAAACCGGGCAGTTTTAACCGGGATACGCTGGTGGGGGCGCTTGGACAGGCCTTCTTCTCCCTTTCCGTGGGAATGGGCATCATGGTCACTTACGGTTCCTATGTGCCGAAGAAGGATAACCTGGTGAAAAGCGCGGCGTGGATTTGTGTGCTGGACACGCTGGTGGCCATTCTGGCCGCTTTTGCGATTGTTCCTGTCGTATTTGTCACCCTGGGAGCGGAGGGGCTCGGCATGGGCGGCGGATTTGCCTTTATGGCCCTGCCGGAGGTATTTGACGGGCTTCCGGGAGGACGGATATTCGGCCTGTTCTTCTTCGTGCTCCTCTTTCTGGCGGCTCTCACCAGCGCTATCAGCATTCTGGAGAGCTGCGTTGCATTTATCACGGAAGAGTGGAAGGTGTCCAGGCTGAAAGCGACGGTTATCCTGTCCGTGCCGATGACGGTATTAAGCGCCGGATATTCCCTTTCACAGATGGAGTCGAGAAACATCAACCTGCCCTGGTTTGACTTTTCAAAGGGACTTCAGATGCTGCCGATGAATGCGGTGATGGAAAAATTTACCGATAACCTTATGATACCGGTGGGAGCGCTGTGCTTCTGTATTTTTGCCGGCTGGATCTGGGGGAAGGGCAAGGCGTCCGAAGAAATCAGTTCAGGCGGAGCTTTTCCGTTCCGGTTCAGAAAGGTTTGGGAATTTATTGTGCGTTTTGTCGCTCCGGCCGTTATCCTGCTGATTCTCTACTTTACCGTGGGAAAAGGCCAGGGACTTTCATAA
- a CDS encoding cyclic-di-AMP receptor — protein sequence MKMIMAIIGSEDADDLVYELNQNSFFVTKLSTMGGFLKKKSTTLMLGVDDSRVEEAITIIKKMSGTREQLVYTPPTMAGNCCPTVNMTVPMNMKVGGSTIFVMNVEDFQKF from the coding sequence ATGAAGATGATTATGGCAATTATCGGAAGCGAAGATGCGGATGATTTAGTTTACGAATTGAACCAGAATTCTTTCTTTGTTACAAAACTTTCCACAATGGGCGGTTTTCTGAAGAAAAAAAGTACGACGCTGATGCTCGGCGTTGACGACAGCCGTGTGGAGGAAGCGATTACCATTATCAAGAAGATGTCGGGTACAAGAGAACAACTGGTTTACACACCACCAACTATGGCCGGAAACTGCTGTCCTACCGTCAATATGACGGTTCCGATGAATATGAAGGTAGGCGGTTCCACAATCTTTGTCATGAACGTAGAAGATTTCCAGAAATTTTAA
- a CDS encoding TetR/AcrR family transcriptional regulator, with protein sequence MDTTSQKIIDATMSLIRDKGYVATTTKDIARAAGVNECTLFRKFKSKKDIALSGMEQEQWRGNLTPEVFQDVVWELQPDLEMFMNVYMDKITPDFVNLSIGLRAPQLYEEAAPLIMKIPQAFLSSLTAYFIRMEELGKLPHLDFDCLAMTVFSTTFGYTFLKASFGEQLSSDSRSDFIKKSVETLINGIPTVSAIEQ encoded by the coding sequence ATGGATACTACCAGCCAAAAAATTATTGATGCTACGATGAGCCTGATCCGGGACAAGGGCTACGTTGCGACGACGACAAAGGATATCGCCAGGGCGGCCGGGGTCAATGAATGCACCCTCTTCAGGAAGTTTAAGAGTAAAAAGGATATTGCGTTGAGCGGCATGGAGCAGGAACAGTGGCGGGGCAATCTGACCCCTGAAGTATTTCAGGACGTAGTGTGGGAACTGCAGCCGGATCTGGAGATGTTTATGAACGTCTATATGGACAAAATCACTCCCGATTTTGTCAACCTGTCCATCGGTCTGCGCGCTCCCCAGCTTTATGAGGAGGCGGCTCCCCTGATTATGAAAATACCGCAGGCCTTTCTCTCCTCCCTCACCGCCTATTTCATCAGGATGGAAGAGCTTGGAAAGCTGCCTCATCTGGATTTTGACTGCCTGGCGATGACGGTCTTTTCCACCACCTTCGGCTACACGTTTCTGAAAGCCTCTTTTGGGGAGCAACTGTCTTCGGACTCCCGGAGCGATTTCATAAAAAAGAGCGTTGAAACATTGATTAACGGCATTCCAACGGTATCTGCCATAGAACAGTGA
- the ilvB gene encoding biosynthetic-type acetolactate synthase large subunit, whose amino-acid sequence MITGAQLFVKALKAEHVDVLFAYPGGQAIDLFNALYGEEEINVILPRHEQGLIHAADGYARSTGKTGVCLVTSGPGATNLVTGIATANFDSVPLVCFTGQVPVGLIGNDAFQEVDIVGITRNICKYAVTVRRREDLGAIIKKAFLIAGSGKPGVVVVDFPKDIQQEQGSPDYPDSVEIRGYKPNTSVHAGQIKKAAELLEQSKRPVFLVGGGVQIAHASREMTELAELTKVPVITTIMGRGAVPTSHPLYVGNLGIHGSYAANSAVSHCDLLFSIGTRFNDRITGKIEEFAKNASIVHIDIDPASISRNIAVDIPIVADAKEALRALLEKASPLDTEAWTARIGGWKKSRPLSMGQTGLTPQKIIEAVNRLFQRAVITTDVGQNQLWATQFLELNENRQMLTSGGLGTMGYGFPAAIGAKLGNPDKDVVVITGDGGMQMNIQEMATAAVYELPIIICILNNGYLGNVRQWQEMFFDRRYSSTCMRRRKSCPASCSSPGEECPGYTPDFIKLAESYGAAGIRVTDESEIESALLAAKQITNGPAVIEFVIGRETNVLPIVPPGNALGDMILENGGISPADEDMILESEEKQE is encoded by the coding sequence ATGATAACAGGCGCCCAATTATTTGTAAAAGCCCTGAAGGCGGAGCATGTCGACGTTCTCTTCGCCTATCCGGGAGGCCAGGCCATCGACCTGTTTAACGCCCTGTACGGGGAAGAAGAAATTAACGTAATCCTGCCGCGGCATGAACAGGGGCTGATTCATGCCGCCGACGGCTATGCCCGCTCCACCGGCAAGACAGGGGTCTGCCTTGTGACGAGCGGCCCGGGGGCCACAAACCTCGTCACCGGCATTGCAACCGCCAACTTTGACAGTGTTCCCCTCGTCTGCTTTACCGGACAGGTCCCGGTCGGCCTGATTGGCAACGATGCGTTTCAGGAGGTGGACATCGTCGGAATTACGAGAAACATCTGTAAATATGCAGTCACAGTGAGACGCAGGGAGGATTTGGGCGCAATAATTAAGAAGGCCTTCCTCATCGCCGGAAGCGGAAAACCGGGAGTTGTCGTCGTCGATTTCCCGAAAGACATCCAGCAGGAGCAGGGCAGCCCCGATTATCCAGACAGTGTGGAAATCCGCGGCTACAAGCCGAATACCTCCGTTCATGCGGGGCAGATAAAGAAGGCGGCAGAACTGCTGGAACAGTCGAAACGGCCCGTCTTCCTCGTCGGCGGAGGCGTACAGATCGCACACGCATCCCGTGAGATGACGGAACTGGCCGAACTTACGAAGGTTCCCGTCATCACCACCATCATGGGCAGGGGAGCCGTGCCCACCTCCCATCCTCTGTACGTCGGAAATCTTGGAATCCACGGAAGCTATGCCGCCAATTCGGCAGTCAGTCACTGTGACCTCCTCTTCTCCATCGGAACCAGGTTCAACGACCGCATCACCGGTAAAATCGAAGAATTTGCAAAAAACGCTTCCATTGTACATATTGATATCGATCCCGCCTCCATTTCCAGAAATATTGCCGTCGACATCCCCATCGTCGCAGACGCAAAGGAAGCGCTCCGCGCCCTGCTGGAAAAAGCCTCTCCCCTGGACACGGAGGCCTGGACGGCCCGGATAGGCGGCTGGAAGAAAAGCCGTCCCCTTTCCATGGGGCAGACCGGCCTGACTCCCCAGAAAATCATTGAGGCCGTTAACAGGCTTTTCCAGCGCGCCGTCATCACCACCGATGTGGGGCAGAACCAGCTTTGGGCCACACAGTTTCTGGAGCTCAATGAAAACAGGCAGATGCTGACCTCGGGCGGACTCGGCACCATGGGATACGGTTTTCCGGCCGCCATCGGAGCAAAGCTCGGCAATCCGGACAAAGACGTCGTCGTCATTACCGGGGACGGGGGGATGCAGATGAATATCCAGGAAATGGCGACCGCGGCCGTGTATGAGCTCCCCATTATCATCTGTATCCTGAACAACGGCTATCTGGGCAATGTCAGACAGTGGCAGGAAATGTTCTTCGATCGGCGCTATTCTTCCACCTGCATGCGCCGCAGGAAAAGCTGCCCCGCCTCCTGCAGCTCCCCCGGGGAGGAATGCCCCGGATATACGCCGGATTTTATAAAGCTGGCGGAAAGCTACGGCGCCGCAGGAATCCGTGTCACCGATGAAAGTGAGATAGAGAGCGCGCTGCTGGCCGCCAAACAGATTACAAACGGCCCGGCCGTCATAGAGTTTGTAATCGGACGGGAAACAAACGTCCTCCCCATCGTTCCCCCGGGAAATGCGTTAGGAGATATGATTCTGGAAAATGGCGGTATCAGTCCGGCGGATGAGGATATGATTCTGGAAAGCGAGGAAAAACAAGAATGA
- the ilvN gene encoding acetolactate synthase small subunit, whose amino-acid sequence MKKRWICLFVENDIGVLARISGLFSGKSYNLNSLTVGRTEDETVSRMTVSLTSDDKVFEQVKKQLNRSVEVIKVVDITGIAVHVRELMFIKIKNCSEGDMTEIFRISQVYGVKIIDYTPTAVLLESVDTEENNDGLIRLLESRFINRIEIARGGNVAAPAIER is encoded by the coding sequence ATGAAGAAACGTTGGATTTGTCTGTTCGTAGAAAATGATATCGGCGTCCTTGCACGCATTTCCGGCCTGTTTTCCGGTAAATCCTATAACCTGAACAGTCTGACCGTCGGCAGGACGGAGGATGAAACCGTATCGAGGATGACCGTGAGCCTCACCAGTGACGACAAGGTGTTTGAACAGGTAAAAAAGCAGCTCAACCGCAGCGTTGAGGTAATTAAGGTCGTGGATATTACCGGCATCGCCGTCCATGTCAGGGAACTCATGTTTATCAAGATTAAAAACTGTTCGGAAGGCGACATGACGGAGATTTTCAGAATTTCCCAGGTTTACGGAGTCAAAATAATCGACTATACGCCGACGGCCGTTCTGCTTGAAAGTGTGGATACGGAAGAGAACAACGACGGGCTGATCCGTCTTCTGGAGAGCCGCTTTATCAACCGGATTGAGATTGCCAGAGGTGGAAATGTGGCCGCCCCCGCCATTGAGAGATAG